Genomic DNA from Brassica rapa cultivar Chiifu-401-42 chromosome A04, CAAS_Brap_v3.01, whole genome shotgun sequence:
CTTCGGTCACGCAAGAGACACAAAAGAATGTTGATAAAATTGAGTTGTATTTGTGTATGAAATGCTTTCTTTTTATACcatcaatttaaatttaaaatttaaatctggttaattaataaaaaagtttataaacGTAAAGTTTTCTATTCTAGAGAACCGAATGTTATACTTCTCATGACGTTATAAACTTACAGTAGTTTCAAAGACTTGGGGAATCTAACGCTCATTATAAGCCATGGCGTCGGAATAATCTATTTGCGTATTTGTTTTTGGACTAAGTTCGGTTTTGGTTGATATCCGTCAGAATCAGATACAGTTAAAGTCGGTTGTTTTTATTAGAATGTTACCACATACATATGgttcaaatattttgtattcCTAACCAAATTTAGgggaaatttcaaaaattaaaaatgggCTGAACTGAGTATTTCTATTTGAAAGTAACTGCATATTTTTTATAGTTCTTGTTGGTAAAAAAAAGTAACCATATACATATTTTGATTCAGATATTTCATAGACTATTTAAAGTacataaatttatcataattattcaaaaataactaatgtatttaaatttataaatttgagtattcaattattataaataatattttgatatgtACTTATATTCCTATTAGTTTTTGATATCTATCCAATTATCGTTTTCCAATCTCaatacaaatttttatatatactaaatTACTAACTTCGAATTCACTTGAATATTTATGccaaatctgatttttttttaatttccaaaTTTAGGTTGGTTTCAGTTTAGTTTTTTCTTCGGTTCACAAATATTTTCCAAAGATCTATTTCATCAATCTATCAAGAATTAACTTTTTTGCTTATGGCAAAATTATAACTTCTGAAATATATAAGATCTACTTAATTAACCTGACAAGACAAGAGTAAAGCTTTTTTGCTTATGGAAAAATCATAActtcaatttttcaaaaaaaaaaaaaatcataacttCTGGAACAAATAACttattttattcagttttataaaATTAGGTGAGGAACGTCAAGTAAGGTGTAGGTGATTTTGAGGGTTGAGTTAAAGAAAACATGAAAATGGCGTAAAAGAAAGATAAAGCGACCTTTCTTAATAACGGGATAAGCGCGTGTGTTTATATGCATGTAAGGCGCGTGTGAAAAAAATTCCAGAAACTTTTATAAGCTTTCACAACTAAAGAAAGTGATTCAATACTTTTTAAATGTACACCATTACCCTCCCAATTTCTTTGATAGATTTATTATGGGCTAGGTGTATATACAAAAAGTGGTCCGTAATTAGGCAGATGGTCATAGCTTTTTCATATTTGCAGATTTGGTAGTAGATTGATGGTGTAATGAcaataatatcatttttattgTATGTCAAAGATCTGCAACCAAAATCCTCATCCTGAGGTAATTGTCGTAACTGGTTCCTGGTTTCTTAAACTGAGGGCAAGTAATCCAAATATAATCTAGGTTCCATCTCAAATAGAATCATTTAACCGGATCACATAAACCATACATCTTATACAATAAAGGAGGCTTTTCTCCCTCCTTAGGCCTCCACCTCAGCAATAGAGCATGGGGCAATTAGTGACACGTGGCTTCTCCTAATTTtacacattgtttttttttgttactgacAAAAGCCGTATGAACTAATCGTTGAATTTCGTCGATtgacaatttttctttttaagttgAAACGTAATGTCTTTTTACTTTACTTTGCCATCTTCATTCGCTTTTACAGATCGAACTGAACAATCAACCCCCTCTTCAGATCCCCTCACAAATCTATTTAACTGAGCAACTAAGATTACTCGGACAATTGAAGAAAAACGATTTGTTGCTCGGCTCCTAGATCGAAATTGATAATCCTCACCATTAATCAACAAGTCAATCAGATCTAGGCTACGGTGGGTTTATGGTTTCATTCAGTTCTAAGCTACGGCAGGTTTAAGGTTTAAGCAGGTTGGCGGAAGATCTAGAAAGTGGTATGGTGGGTGCTCTCTATGATTGTAGATATATCAGTTTGATTCTTCTTTCATCAGCCTATATCTGAAGGATTAAGATTCTGTTTGTTTCTTTGAGTTATATCAGTACTCTTACCATTATCTCTCAGGTATATCAGTTTGAGGATGGAAACGATACAAGTATGGAGTGGAGACCTccgaacaaagaagaaaaataaattcaCGGGATGAAGAATCAAGCTTCATTATCTATCTCATGTTTAAGGCGTCTCTGTTTTTAACTAAagaatcttcttttttttttgaatatagtTCAGGCTTGATTCTTCTTTTATCAGTCTATATCTGGAGTAAAAATGTTCATTCAGCTCAAGGACACATGTTTTATTTATGTCGATGTTTGATGATTGTATGTGTGTATTCAAATTCCGGGTCTCTTTGTAAAGCAAATTTGCTATCTCCACCTGAAGCTTACGGAAGTCCTGCACTTTGCTTGAAAATATGTAATGTTGGATATTCTAAGGTATTGATCCAATTTTCTGTCTAAGGTGACATGTGTTTGCTTATGCATATTTTTTACCAGTCATCTACTCTTCATTCATGGGACTGGATACTCAGTTAAACTGCCAATCAGAAGAAGGTCATGTTTCCTGCTGGCTTTAGTTTATAGGGGTTAGTTTTTTGTAACTTGCTAGCTGTGATTAAACCATGTGTATTATCTCTGTTTATTTTCAATGATTTTTAAGAGGATAAAAAGACTGTTGGAGTTTAAAGTGTGATTTACCATTCCTTTAAGAACAACAATTTCACATGAAGAAACAGAGATTTGAAGAAAAGGAAGCAGAAGCAAGTGTGTTGGCAACTCAAATCCCAGATGATAAAGAATGTCTGTTACAGTTCATGGACCAGCGTGCCAAGTCAATCCAACTCTGTAAAGACCAGATTTTAATCCTCGAGAGAAAgatccttttttttattattagcgAAGTTCGGATTCGATGCTGCTTATTGTAGGGTTGTACTAATTGAGATTACTGTTTCAGTTAGAGTTCAGTTTCAAGCAGAAGCATTTACCTAAATGATCATAATGTTACCTTTCTGCTCAGAACAGAAGCTTCCagcttttgttattttgtttgttgtttaCATGTCATGAGTTCTTTTTTTGTGTCCTTGGGATGTTACATGTAGTGTTTGGtctttaatgatttttttttataattctgaAACATTATCCAGCTTGCTGAAGAGAGAGAACTGATGAAAGATGCGGAGACCAAGTTTTTACAACTTGATCGTGTTGAAAGTGATTCCCTTTCCAAGGCAAAACCAATGGTGACTGGTAAAACTGGGAGTTTACTTGATGAGGTGAAGACTGCTAATGGAACCTCTACTCCATATGTGCGTGGTGAGAAGATGGAGTATGAAACCGCTACTCTACATCAACGTAGTGAGAAGGATCCTTCGAAGTTGCCGTCCATTATTTTACCGCCTTCTTTCAAGAGGAAGGCTTCTGCTCCTGTCAGACCAGAAGTGAATGAGACCCCACATGCTCAAGCAATGGTTACAAGGAGTTCTAATATCCCAAGGGAAGAAGGAGTCAAGAGATCATCTCATACTATATAATGGAGTGGTGAGGGAAGCCCAAGACCAATATAACCACATTGATAAGGGTTTTGCGAAGCCAAGGATTAGAGTTTTTCTAACATTTCTGGACAAGCCCGGCAGGAAAATTCTGGTAATAAAAAAGCCTTCTTCTCTTTTGGTCGATTAGCTACATCTCATAATAAAAAAGCCTTTTCTTTTGGTCGATTAGCTACATCTCAGTATCTCATTGGGtctgaaacttttttttgcAGAGTTCAATGGACATGATGAGTTGATAGTGCTTATAGGTAGGAGCTCTTTGAGTCCCACAATTAAAAGTCGTACCGTAGCTATGCTACCAAGTGGCCACACCAAACGAATGAGAAGCGTTGATGTTTCTCTTTCAAACCGTGATCTTATTGCCACAAGGCGCTTCTTCTTACATTTACTATTGTctgtttcttttcaaaaaatgaattaaagaCACGAGCTACTGTATAGTCTTGTGGATGAAACTCAGTCTCGCTATGATAATGGTATTATATGTTTTGTAATGGGTTTTAGGCATCCCTACTCTTTGCGTAGTTCCTAGATGATGGTCCTTTGCTAAACGCTATGTTTGTTGGTTCATATtcaatttatgtttttcttttgttgttccAGGTGGAGACAAAAATTAGAGAAACGGAAAAGAGGCTGGAGAAGCAACTATAGCAAACCTTTATTCCTTTCAGGCAAGTTTCAACTTTTCTTTCACGATTTTGTCTTTCGTTTCTTTCTATGATATGATAATAAAAGTTACTAAAAATTTGTTTCCTATTATTGCAAATCAACAGACGAGCCGATTCAATCAGGAAAAGCTTTAGAATTGGAATTGAGAAGAAAAAGCAGCTGATTTTGGGTAAGTTCTTCCTCATGCTTACAAACTAATGACTGATGTGTTTGGAAATTATGTCATTCAGAAGGTCTGTTCCAACTTGACCCTATGTCTTATACTACATTTCCCTGTTTCAGTTTTTTAATACGGCAACCCATCACGGAGAAACAAACTCGCCAATCAACTCATGGGACAGATAGTACCACTTTGTCTGCCGTTGTACGGATGTGAAGTGATACAAAAGGTATAAAGCTATTACAAATTGTAAAAATGGTGGACTCAGggataaaaatttgttttagtGTAGGTTCGTCATATCATAAAACCTGATCACAGAGTTCGTTTAGCAAGTGAACTTGACGGGCAGGTCTTGAGATGTGTTTGAAACCAAAACGGAAACCATGTGATCCAGAAAGGCATACATAATATCCCAGCAGACTGAGTCGGATTCATGTTTAGCTACTTTCCTTGGTCAAGTTTCCATGCTCTCTATCCATCCTTATGGCAGCCATGTCATACCAAAACTCGGCCATCTTTTAGTTCTTCATGATTAATTCTCACCAGAGTACTCTGATGATTCATATGCATGCTCATAGTTCCCTGAGTTGTGGGGCCATTACTTGGATTTTGCTGCTTAATCAACATTTTCCAGTATTGAGGGTGTTCAAAATAACTCTACGCTGTACGCAGGTTAGCTTATCACCAGTTTTAGAGATTACTCTGAACAAATCtgcaataacaaaaaaattgacCTTTGTACCATGTTGAGTAAAAATTGACCTAGAAATGCTTAGACAATACACATTGTCCCACTAACCTTTATTGTTGAAAAAATGACTAACCGCATAAGATAATGAGGTTAAGTttctattaatcaaataaacatACGCCAAAagattacaataattaaaattgaCAATTTAAGAACAAATTTTTACAGAAATTTGAAACAAACTACttcaaaatataaacaattttcaAATGATTAATTCTgaagaaaataaacaatatgGAGAGTTCAGCAGGAGAGCGAATCGGCGCCCAAAGTGTATGGAACTTCATCGTGGAGGTGCATGTGCGAGAGTAAGACGGTAGACGAaatacatgtaaattataaattcatgtaagaataaaacatacgaacccggcgcgtagcgccggaataccactagtttagaaaataaactTAAGAACATGGAAAAAACATTGTTTTTCCAAACAAAATCATAAATCCAAGATCTGCAACCAACAGTAGGGAGAAGCAAATGCCTAACAAGCTTCACTCTAAGAGGTACGGGCAACAGACAGACCGAGCAAGCTGTTGTTGTACAATTAAAAAGATAAGACCTTGCAACTGTTATGGTGAAACAGAGGCAGGTGGAGATGACAAATCTGATTCGCCGAACATGTCAAGAGGATCAGGAGGGTCGGGGGCAGGGATCCCACCAAGTATATCTAGAGGAAGAGCAGATGGCGGTGTTCAGGAGGTGGGGGAAGGAGCAATAATGATTCTGAAACTGGAGATGTCACCGTTAACCCCATGGAAGAAAGGAAGAggagggagaagagagagacaTAAGAGAGAGAGTTGGGTAGAGGTAGATATGCAGGGGTACATTTGGGTTTATAGAATTTGCACAGTGACTTATTCATCtagttaattatattttctttcatAGCCATCTAGTGCAAATTCCCTTTATTATGAAAAACTTGACTCGGTGAcatagagagaaaaaaaaatactctgtttttgaccaaaaaaagaagaatatacTCTGTCATCCTCGTGTatgaatattatttatttttctgattACGAAATTAGAAACGCATGTAAGTTGTAAGTTTCAGCTAAAATTTGAATAGAAAAATGAGTTAATTTATTTACTAACAATAAAAGGAGAATAGGGTAATCAACTAGCTTTTTTTTACACCGGATAACACAATATATCATCGTATAATCTTTAACTCTATCACGTATGATGATCAACTACCTGCAACATATGTGATATTGATGAACAATTTCACGGATAAGGATTCCACGATGAAATTCTTCTCGAAACAGTTGGATCGAAAGACGGTTCTACATGTACGACAACCACGATGGACATGTTCTCTCTGCAGCAAATGACTACAACGAACGGCTCTGCCTGCAGTACTTTGAAACTTCTGATAAGCTTCACATTCaataatctgcaataaattgcataatCTGGTAGTCAAACCCTGGATTTAGAAATCTTTAAACTTTAACCGGTAGCTAAGGTGCTTCCATAAGTAATCAACTAGCTATGCATGTCAATTAATAAAATCTCCAGTCATAATGATTCAACTGCCATGTCACAACTGAGCTTTGCCCACCAGAAGGACCAGACCATCTAAACTAATAATAATTGAAATTGATTCATTTTTTACAGTCTAACTCAACTTTTTATGTGTCGACAATTCGTAGTCAGGGACGGACCAAGAGAATACAATATGGAGCCCGTGCTTCATctaattttctattttgtttatcaaatattataaaatctATAGAAACACCTCCACCCAAAAAAATTTTAGTGAAATATTTTTTGCCTCCAACTAAATTTATTCTAGATCTGACTATGTTCGGAATATGGAATATGCTCATAATCTTCAACAAGAAACCCTTACCTACGTCGTTCCAATTCTCCTACATAACGTTTTTTCTCCACCACTCGAACCATCTAAGCTATTAATTGATGTAACTCTCTTTTGGCAGCCGAGCTCTTCAAATCCCCAAACACAATATATACACACTATTCCCATCTCCCTCTTATCCTCCCTTCCACATACTGCAGAGCTTTAAATCCCGGCATACCCTCTTCTCTGTTACAACAACTACTTCTTTCACATTATCgtctacaacaaaaaaaactcattaaGCCCTCTTGGTTTTCTAGCTCcagaatttataaatcaaacaaATCTTTCAATGATACATTCATCACCTTCTAAACGCTTAAACGGATTAGAGAACCTTgaggtaaattttcttttatgctTTTAACTTTATATACACTAACTTCTGCAAGACATTTAGAATGGTGAAAGATgactacaacaacaacaataaattGATGAGGATATTGGACATAGAAGCAAAAGAAGATGTTTCAATGGCTGATATCTCAAATTCATTGTCGACGAACTGACTTTTCTCCATGAATTAAGCAACAATTAAAGATATTCAATATGAAGAAAAAGGAGGTTTAACCCTAATTATGTGGTTTAATTCTTCTAAATCGTCTTATGTTTATTAACTTGATCAAAGTTAGgcatttcaataattttttgaaaagataGATCAAATCTCTATTGAATACGAAACTCAAATTTATTCACCTAACGAGGACTATAATACTAGTGTTTGGACAGTTTATGTAAAGTAAATTTACTGCTCTCCTTTTAAGTACTAAAATTTGGTTGATTTTAACGATGGTTTATGTTTCGATTTAAAGTTCCATACTTGGAGAATCAATTTGAAAGGTTTGATTTCACTAGGATTAACAGAAACGATCGCATACcacaatatttttttgcaaTCAACTAACTGATGTAAATAAAGTGCCCAAAACAGTTTATTGCCGACTTTTCATAGTTTTAGGAAGCGGCAGAGAAACAAGCAGCTatgaattatttactttttgttttggtACAACTGATGATTGGAAAAGAAAACTCAAGTAATGAAATCGATAAGAAACAAACAGATGtggattattttttgtttggaaaaaaaaatttttgttaGTAACATCCATTATGTGAAGATTTCGCTAAAAGAAACTTGATAAATTTGTATGactttgttaaaaaaatcaGTATGACTAAAAAcaccaaaaaatcaaaagaaaaaaaaaagtgaaaggttataaaagagttttttttgttcGGGGTTCTAGTGaacttaaaaatacattaattttgGTGAAAAGGGTATCAAAAGTTTAATGTGTCTTTATGTAATTGAATTgttgaaaaaaaactaatttttcttcttttttattggTGGCCTTGAAAGCTAAGCTAGGgcagattttttaaaaaattctgtACAAGGCTAGGCACTATTAATAATACCACCATTGTCTTCTCATTCGAAGCTTTATAAATTTTCCTTCATTGCAATAACCGTGTTTAGTGGGCCAAGAAACATAACAAAATGGTTGGCATTGGGCCCATGGGCCTTTAAATTGAAATATTAATGAACTTGTTTATGATGAGCCACATATATAAAGGCACCGCCTACGCTTCAGCATAAACCCTAGAGAGATTCTCCTCTCTTCATCCTCCGTCGTCTCTTACAACTCTTCCTTCCGCCGAGAGTCTCTGAGCCAAACCCTAATTCGCCTGCGACTAGTATCACTTGCAGGTTCGTTTCCCCAAAATATCAAAACTGCTTTCGATTAGTTTCTTTATGATTTAACGAAACCAGTAGTTAGATGTCTGCGTGAAGCTCTCGTATGTTGTGATTCATGTAGGGAACTTGTAAGGAGGAGGAGACAAGATGAGATTGGTCAAGTGTTGGTTTTGCTCTTCTACGATATATCCTGGACATGGTATTCAGTTTGTCCGCAACGATGCCAAGGTATATCATTTTAAGTCACTAGGCTTTGATGTTTATTGCCTCATTTAGAACTCACTGTCTATTCTCACCGTTTAATTGTGTTTGTGGATATGAGTTTTGTATATAAGATTGGGAGATTCTTTTTACAGACGAGCACTCTCTCTTTAGCATATTGTGATTAAGTTACAAGTCTTGTTCTTTTGCAGATTTTCCGGTTCTGTAGGTCTAAATGCCACAAGAACTTCAAGATGAAGAGGAACCCTCGTAAGGTCAAGTGGACTAAAGCCTACAGAGCTGCACACGGGAAGGACATGACTCAGGTACTTTTTAATACTCTTTTAGTATAAAGGAAGCTATAGCTCTCTTAGATAAAGTCTCTCACCATCACGCCTGTCTTCCTTTCCACCAAAAGGATAAAACTTTTGAGtttgagaagaagagaaacaggCCCGAGAGGTATGATAGGAACGTTACAGAGGATACTCTCAAGGCcattaagaagattgataagatCAGAAGCACTAGAGAAGCTGAACACATCAATAAGAGGTAATGCATTTATAATATACATACCTATTCCTTAAATCTCTCAAGACTCTTATGATTATTGGTTTTTGTTATTGTGTGGGACTTAGGTTGAAGCCTAACAAACAGAAGATATTCAAGAGTGCAATCACTGAGTTAGATCAGCACATTAGTTTGATCAAGGCACCAGGTTCTCAGCAACAAGATTCAGAGAAGATGAAAGTTTTGGTCTCCAGCAACAAGTCTGTTCAAAACGAAGCCATGGAAGAGTGATTGTGGAAACATTTGAGAATCCATTTAGAAGATGTATTCACTTTACCCCAAAGCTCGTGTTGTCTTTTTAAAAAgtgttttaagaattttttggttttgaattaAATTACCTGATACATAGTATTTTATGTCTGCCTTCTTCTTAAGTatatctctttttcttttcatcttGAAAATATACTTCCATAAACAAAGAATTCAAGTTCTGAAGCTTGGTTTAGGAGCGCCTGATGTTGGTTAGCTAGGACTAGGGGAGCCTGATGGAAGCATTCTACGTAAAGAAAAATGATAGGCCAGCACGAggtatattttatgtatatattttatacataaagtCCTTCAACTTAATAATCCAAAAGTAAAGTTGAAAATGTTAACTCCTTTTAATTCTCCTGtttaatcaattaaattttgACCTAGTTGAATGTAATTTAACTAAATTCAAGCCATCACAACAAAGGGAAAAATCAGGAAATTAGTGTTTCAATTCAAATCAGTGAGAAAGAAAGGAAATTAGTTCAggggttgataaaaaaaaagtgaaattgTTCAGGGTTATTAACCAAAATGGCAAAATCGAGAAATAAGTTAATCGAACCCAAAATCTATTAACTCATCTCTTTTTCTCTCGATTTTTGTCAATAATCCCACAAGATTtcacaaatttatttttctctcaCTGATTTGAACTGAAAACCTAGTTTCGTATAGCTTCCCTCTTTTATCACGACAGAGAGACGACGtcccaatatttttaaaaaaaatttgagctGATTTAAAAACTGTGGCTaaatttcattttgttttattaggTTAGATCGagtcaaatttatttatataccaAAAAACGCAAAATACAATGGCGGATAGACTAGCACGCAGTGTTAAACAGTAGCCGCCTTTTgttgttcacatggatgcagatcacCCAGTTTGGTTTAGagagtcagtatgagtctgtaaaagttgatgacaaaaaaaaaaaaatcgagtcaaattttaattaaattacgGTCAATTTAACGTGTGCACATTTCAGTTTTTTGGATTAATGAAATTAACTACATGACATCATAAAATTAAGAGAAGTTGTCATGTATAAGATATACTTTGTATTGCTATATATTAGTTTAGTCTGCATGGCTAGCCATATCGTGAAATCATTTTTCCAATCTTAAACCACCTTAAAAGATTGTGAAGGTCATCGTTTCTCATCTTAAAGAACTGTACCATGAACAATTGAACCAAACCAACCTGGTTCAGGTCAAGATCATATAATGCTTGTCGCACTTCGATCACCATATATATTATTGAAATTTTGTCAACCTTAGATTAAGTGatgaaaatacaaatgattttaGTCAAATTTCATGGTGGAATCTTGAAGAAGGATATGCTttaataatacattaaaaagcTTTAGATTCTTAACAGCTAATTTGGATGAGGACATTTGGACCTGTCACCAATACGGCAATACATTTCAGATAACCTTAAAAAAGACTTGACTAATATTTATACATCATGAATCTGATATGAGTCGCAACTTTTATAATTGGTATCAGAATCCTAGTGAAAGAGCTTTTTCTTGATTCCACAAAATGTCTCGTGTATTGCACCTGTCAAGTCCCTATGACCACTTGATTTCTCAGAAGTTCCCCATTCATGACCATCCTTTATACTCTACCACAGACCACGGTCAATGCGCCGGGTGTTATGAAGGAAAAGAACTCTCTGCCGAGTTTCTTGAATGTCCCGAATGCGATATCTTCTTCCACAAGGAATGTATCGAGTTATCTCCAGAGGTGATCACTCATTCTTTCCATCCCCAACACCCTCTTTGGCTTGTCAAGCGTGAAAGTCTACCTGATCAAAATGGTTGCATGTGCTGTTCCCTGTGCGGTGAACAGCTTATGTTACTAGTCTATCGCTGTCTCATATGCGACTTCAAGCTGGATATGTCTTGTGCCAAGAACCCACCATTGCTTGAGATTGACCAACCTAAGGTCGGTCAACATAAACTCCACCTCCTGATGAAGAAAGTCTCCTTCACTTGTGATGCTTGCGGGTTCGAAGGTGATCGATCTCCTTATATGTGTCTACCTTGCAACTTCATGTACCATATCCGTTGTGTCTACTTCCCAGATGACTCTCAACAACGCAGTTATTCTCTTAGCCCTAGGACGTGGTCTTGTGGATGTAGATATGTCCATTCAGATGTTGTAGCCTGCGAAAAAATAAAGAAGGCAAGAGAACTTGAAAATAAACCAAGCaaaggtgatgatgatgatgattatccATTCAAGATAGTAGAAGACAAATACATAGACCATTTCACACATGAACATTATCTAGCATTCCACAAGGATGGTAAAGTTAGTGATGTAAGTAAAATATGTCAAGCTTGCAAGTTACCTGTTGTTTATAATCCTTACTTCTGCTGCTACAAGGGATGTGAGTTCTACGTTCATGAAGGTTGTGCTAATCTTCCTTGGAAAAAGAGATCTATTCTTCATAACCATCTACTTGAAGTGGATGGAAAATCTACAGCAAGGACAGAGTTTCATGCAAAACACTTTTGCTGCAGTGCTTGTGGCCAGTTCCATGATGGGTTCAAGTATTCATGTTGTGACTTCAACTTGGAGGTAGGGTGTGCTTCAATCCCTTTGCCCTTTAAAACATCAATTCATGAACACCTTCTTACCATCAAATCAAATGACCTCCAAATATGTAGTGTCTGCAAGTTATGGGCCTCTCCTGTTCTGTCTTGTGCTACATGTGGTTTGCATTTGGGGTTTGATTGTGCTCAGTTACCTAAACTAGCAAGACACAAGTATGATGACCATCTTCTCAGCTTAGACTTTGTCAAGGATGAGACATGTGAAGGTGATTACTGGTGCGAGATATGTGAGAAGAAGATAGGTGGGAAGGCATTGTTCTACACTTGTAATGAGGACTATTGTTGCTCCACTTTCCACACTCATTGTGTAATTGGTGCTTTACACTTGAAGTTAAAACAGTGCTTCAAGTTGTTTAGCCATGAGTTTGAGGTGGTGGAGAACAGTTTGGCTGCTCTAAGACATTGCTGCATATGTGGCTTGGAATGCAAAGGGCTTGAGGTTATAATGAGCAAAGGTGGTGATAAGTACTTGTGTTCTTCTAGCTGTTTGATGAGAAACCGTCATCTTCTAAAGAATTTGTAATCCATCGATGAGTTTGTCTTTGAATCAATCCCTTCTCTTGTCTTATCAAAAATGCATATTGTGAAAAACAGAACCTGAGAATGTTCCTCAGAGTTGATGTTTTGTCACTCAAGTTGTTTGTTCATCTCTAAACTCACTTTGTTCACTCATTCCCTTGTATATATACTACTATTAAGTTAGATGCAAGAAAGTAAAGAACACAAGAGATTTAACAGAGTTCAAGCCTTTCACTTAACCCTACGTCTCGCCGAGAAATCATTCTGAAATCCACTAAGAAACTTGGTTCAAAACTTAGAGCTTTCAGTGTTCatacaatctctctctctctctctctctctctcacacacaatTTGTTCTAGTTCTCTATCCATTAACCTAGCACAAAGTCTCCTCTTGTAACTAATTCAGAAAACCCTAGAGACTTACCCGACATAAGATGCGCCTCTTCTCACACAATACGCCATGAGAAAAGACAATGATGAGCTTCAGTTTTCTTCTCTTTAAGAACATCTGTAGTAGCTACTTTCAGCTTGAAATGTACTTACAGGCTTGCATTTTTCAATCTTGTACGCACGCAACACCTTTTCAACATACAGATCTGTACGAAATACTAAAGCACTCGGAAAGGACATGAGTCAggtagttaaaatatttttttgatcacAAGCCTCTCACTACCAagcttgtctttttttttgtgtgtgtttcgtCACTGTTTCCtttccacacaaaaaaaaaagagttgaatttgagaagaagagaaacagaCCTGAGAGATATGATAGGAACGTT
This window encodes:
- the LOC103863996 gene encoding probable ribosome biogenesis protein RLP24, with product MRLVKCWFCSSTIYPGHGIQFVRNDAKIFRFCRSKCHKNFKMKRNPRKVKWTKAYRAAHGKDMTQDKTFEFEKKRNRPERYDRNVTEDTLKAIKKIDKIRSTREAEHINKRLKPNKQKIFKSAITELDQHISLIKAPGSQQQDSEKMKVLVSSNKSVQNEAMEE
- the LOC117133342 gene encoding uncharacterized protein LOC117133342, encoding MSRVLHLSSPYDHLISQKFPIHDHPLYSTTDHGQCAGCYEGKELSAEFLECPECDIFFHKECIELSPEVITHSFHPQHPLWLVKRESLPDQNGCMCCSLCGEQLMLLVYRCLICDFKLDMSCAKNPPLLEIDQPKVGQHKLHLLMKKVSFTCDACGFEGDRSPYMCLPCNFMYHIRCVYFPDDSQQRSYSLSPRTWSCGCRYVHSDVVACEKIKKARELENKPSKGDDDDDYPFKIVEDKYIDHFTHEHYLAFHKDGKVSDVSKICQACKLPVVYNPYFCCYKGCEFYVHEGCANLPWKKRSILHNHLLEVDGKSTARTEFHAKHFCCSACGQFHDGFKYSCCDFNLEVGCASIPLPFKTSIHEHLLTIKSNDLQICSVCKLWASPVLSCATCGLHLGFDCAQLPKLARHKYDDHLLSLDFVKDETCEGDYWCEICEKKIGGKALFYTCNEDYCCSTFHTHCVIGALHLKLKQCFKLFSHEFEVVENSLAALRHCCICGLECKGLEVIMSKGGDKYLCSSSCLMRNRHLLKNL